CAGGCTGGAGTCTTTCACTTCGCCGATGATGGCGTCCGGCGTCATGGAAAGGGCCTTTTGTACGGCCTTGTAGCCATCCAGCTCCAGGTAGCGGTCCAGCGAGGCCGCACCTAGGCCGAAGCGTTTGCTTACGACCTTGACTTCATCGGCGTGTGCTACCAGGTCCGCCACCTATTGCGTTCCCTTCTTGCGGCAATCCTCGAGGAGCTTATCGACCTTTTCCGCTGTGAGGTTCTCGTGAAAGTCGTAGTTCACCTGCATGGCAGGCGCCCAACTGCAAGCACCGATACACTCGACTTCTTCGAGCGAAAACACGCCGTCCTTGCTCGTTCCCTTGTGGCCGATGCCGAGCCTGCTCTTGCAGTGCTCGAATATGCCCTCGGCTCCGCGCAGCATGCAGGAAATGTTGGTGCAAACCTGCAGGTTGTACCTGCCTCGCGG
This DNA window, taken from Terriglobales bacterium, encodes the following:
- a CDS encoding NAD(P)H-dependent oxidoreductase subunit E produces the protein MIPVSEQLDRFFDEKMQEYPTRRSFLVPMLLYTQDELGYVTDEAVTYLASKTDLTELEIRNVISYYSMLTTKPRGRYNLQVCTNISCMLRGAEGIFEHCKSRLGIGHKGTSKDGVFSLEEVECIGACSWAPAMQVNYDFHENLTAEKVDKLLEDCRKKGTQ